A portion of the Sphingobacterium spiritivorum genome contains these proteins:
- a CDS encoding aminotransferase class I/II-fold pyridoxal phosphate-dependent enzyme — MDEFRQLNQPTGRKIQLHDKEYLFFGGTAYLSLLNDSAYMELFITGVRKLGLNNGTSRNNNVQLGIFDEAEKAISRRFGFEDAILVSGGYLAAQMVVKNLAGEGEFIYAPNSHPALWLSDNPGIRGEFPDWVTNTVTCINNSEQKVFVLISNTLDNMKPERYDFKAFRGIDPDKKVILILDDSHGIGVITRNRASVAVEELVQDNLEVILLASLAKGMGTDAGVIFASSQRIAALRSSTFYTGASPSSPASMYALLHGEEIYHKQFDQLQQNIALFDQLAGDRLSHTPGFAVFTSARVELYHFLLQSGFVVSSFPYPLATDPLLNRIVICSHHTAADLHQLADHINEFTDQP; from the coding sequence ATGGATGAATTTAGACAGTTGAATCAACCCACAGGACGCAAAATACAGCTTCATGACAAAGAGTATCTCTTTTTCGGGGGAACAGCATATCTGAGTCTGCTGAATGATTCGGCATATATGGAATTGTTTATAACAGGTGTAAGAAAGCTGGGATTGAATAACGGGACTTCCCGCAATAATAATGTACAGCTTGGAATCTTTGATGAGGCGGAGAAAGCCATATCGCGGAGATTCGGATTTGAAGATGCAATTCTAGTTTCCGGCGGATATCTGGCCGCGCAGATGGTAGTCAAAAATCTGGCTGGAGAAGGAGAATTCATCTATGCGCCGAATAGTCATCCGGCACTCTGGCTGTCCGACAATCCCGGTATCCGGGGTGAATTTCCGGATTGGGTAACGAACACAGTTACTTGTATCAACAACTCAGAACAAAAGGTTTTCGTCCTCATCAGCAATACGCTGGATAATATGAAGCCGGAGCGATATGATTTTAAAGCTTTCAGGGGTATTGACCCGGATAAAAAAGTAATTCTTATACTGGACGATTCGCATGGTATAGGTGTAATAACCCGCAATCGAGCATCTGTAGCTGTTGAAGAGCTTGTACAGGACAATCTGGAAGTCATTTTATTGGCATCCCTGGCCAAAGGAATGGGAACAGATGCGGGTGTGATCTTTGCTTCCTCCCAACGTATCGCAGCATTGCGATCTTCAACATTCTATACAGGCGCTTCGCCCAGCTCTCCGGCATCGATGTATGCCTTATTGCATGGCGAAGAAATCTATCACAAGCAGTTTGATCAGCTGCAGCAGAATATTGCTTTATTTGACCAACTGGCAGGAGACAGACTTTCCCATACTCCCGGTTTTGCTGTGTTTACCTCAGCCAGGGTGGAGTTATATCACTTTCTGTTGCAGAGCGGATTTGTAGTATCCAGTTTTCCATATCCGCTGGCAACGGATCCTTTGCTGAACAGAATCGTAATCTGTAGTCATCATACAGCAGCGGATCTACACCAACTGGCTGATCATATAAACGAGTTTACAGATCAGCCGTAA
- a CDS encoding TonB-dependent receptor, which translates to MRSVFIILLCCVLPLTGAAQKQERVRGKIMLTDQVPVKDALLRLLNTSYQSRTDKTGEFYLDNVPPGEYVIQVTLNDIEVLRENIQLTAGMAELPTIYATKKYHDLDGVTVYGYRRNKFLDKDSTTAAKMPLRYLENPQALTSVNQQIMKEQLITDLSDALRNVPGMVKMQGSPGRGSGDGSFYYSLRGFPTKVSMVDGVPATTNGEIDPADIERVTVLKGPSGTLYGGAVTSFGGLVNIMTKKPKDYFGGQVSYFLGSYNLNRLTADVYGPVTKSRKTLFRFNSAYQYQNGFRDSEFRKSFFAAPTFSYEVNDKLTFNLGAQLYNYEGTNTPIIFFARTRPFYAHTPDELGFDWKRSYSNNDMTLKAPSINIKGEVNYKISENWTSQTLLSRNFRKTEGLYQYQFIRGNDSDALLERNVQWNNSEGSSTSVQQNFNGTFHIGSIKNKVLIGLDYLNQSTRNNHSPIVKYDTINGRDLENDYGFISRELATASIQKSKSPMVRNYTSSNIYGAYLSDVVYLTDRWTTLLSLRVDHYNSRGQLNLNNNVRTGEFKQTAWSPKVGMVYQVLKDRLSTYANYMNGFSYVAPVTQQLPEYNGNLKPQMANQWEAGVKTNLWENRFNLTASYYDITVNNMSRDIAVEQGGKEYLITIQDGEQRSKGLEFELITNPIAGLNIMTGYTYNDSKFQKADASVEGRRPGSAGPAHVFNSWASYVLQTRVLHGLGFGFGVNRVGEQISEDKVVTGRFTFPAYTLINASVSLEKEKYRFGFKMNNLGNAQYFAGQGVVVAQMPRNFTAELTLKF; encoded by the coding sequence ATGAGATCAGTCTTTATTATTTTATTGTGCTGTGTATTGCCCTTAACCGGTGCGGCACAGAAACAGGAACGGGTGCGCGGAAAAATTATGCTCACAGATCAGGTACCCGTTAAGGATGCCCTGTTGCGATTATTAAATACCTCTTATCAGTCCAGAACCGATAAAACCGGTGAATTTTATCTGGATAATGTTCCTCCCGGAGAGTATGTTATACAGGTAACGTTGAACGATATTGAAGTGCTGCGGGAGAATATACAGCTTACAGCAGGTATGGCAGAACTGCCAACGATCTATGCCACTAAAAAGTACCATGATCTGGACGGTGTGACCGTCTATGGTTACCGACGGAATAAGTTTCTGGATAAGGATAGCACCACAGCAGCCAAGATGCCTTTGCGTTATCTGGAAAACCCACAGGCGCTGACCAGTGTCAATCAGCAGATTATGAAAGAACAGCTGATTACAGATCTTTCGGATGCCCTGCGAAATGTACCGGGAATGGTCAAAATGCAGGGAAGTCCGGGGCGCGGCAGCGGTGACGGTTCATTCTATTACAGTCTGCGCGGATTCCCGACCAAAGTATCGATGGTGGATGGTGTGCCGGCGACGACTAACGGGGAAATTGATCCGGCAGATATAGAACGTGTAACGGTATTAAAAGGGCCATCCGGAACGTTATACGGGGGTGCGGTTACTTCATTTGGAGGATTGGTCAATATTATGACCAAAAAACCAAAGGATTATTTTGGCGGACAGGTTTCTTATTTTCTGGGGAGTTATAACCTCAACCGTCTGACAGCGGATGTATATGGACCGGTGACCAAATCCAGAAAGACACTTTTCCGTTTCAACTCGGCTTATCAGTATCAAAACGGATTCAGAGATTCGGAGTTCCGAAAATCTTTCTTTGCTGCACCGACATTCAGTTATGAGGTCAACGATAAACTGACCTTCAATCTGGGGGCACAGCTGTATAACTACGAAGGAACGAATACGCCGATTATCTTTTTTGCAAGAACACGTCCGTTTTATGCGCATACACCGGATGAACTGGGTTTTGACTGGAAGCGCTCTTATTCCAATAATGATATGACGCTGAAGGCGCCATCCATCAATATCAAGGGTGAAGTCAACTATAAAATTTCAGAAAACTGGACCTCCCAAACATTACTTTCCCGCAATTTCAGAAAAACAGAAGGCTTATACCAGTATCAGTTTATCCGTGGCAATGACAGCGATGCGCTGTTGGAGCGAAATGTACAATGGAACAATTCGGAAGGTAGTTCTACGAGTGTACAGCAGAATTTTAACGGTACATTTCATATCGGAAGTATTAAGAATAAGGTGTTGATCGGTCTGGATTATCTGAATCAGTCTACCCGAAACAACCACTCTCCGATAGTAAAATACGATACAATCAATGGTCGGGATCTGGAAAATGATTATGGTTTTATTTCCCGGGAACTGGCTACAGCCAGCATTCAGAAATCTAAATCGCCAATGGTGCGTAATTATACCTCCAGTAATATTTACGGAGCATACCTGTCGGATGTGGTATATCTGACAGATCGCTGGACGACTTTATTGAGTTTGCGTGTCGATCATTACAACAGCCGCGGACAGTTGAATCTGAATAACAATGTGCGTACAGGAGAGTTTAAGCAGACAGCCTGGTCGCCAAAAGTGGGCATGGTCTATCAGGTACTGAAAGATCGCCTGTCGACTTATGCAAACTATATGAACGGATTCAGCTATGTGGCTCCTGTAACGCAACAATTACCGGAATATAACGGTAATCTGAAACCGCAGATGGCCAATCAGTGGGAGGCAGGAGTGAAAACAAATCTATGGGAGAACAGATTTAACCTTACAGCATCTTACTATGATATCACGGTTAATAACATGTCCCGTGATATCGCCGTAGAACAGGGCGGTAAAGAATATCTGATCACTATTCAGGATGGTGAACAGCGCAGCAAAGGTCTGGAGTTTGAACTGATTACGAACCCGATTGCCGGATTGAATATTATGACAGGTTATACCTATAATGACAGTAAATTTCAAAAAGCGGATGCTTCAGTAGAAGGTCGTCGTCCGGGATCAGCAGGTCCGGCGCATGTCTTTAATTCATGGGCGAGTTATGTCTTGCAGACGCGTGTGTTGCATGGGCTTGGATTTGGATTTGGTGTCAATCGTGTAGGCGAACAGATCAGTGAGGATAAAGTGGTGACAGGACGCTTTACTTTCCCTGCTTATACGCTGATCAATGCTTCTGTTTCTCTGGAAAAAGAGAAGTACAGATTCGGATTCAAAATGAATAATCTGGGTAATGCCCAATATTTCGCCGGACAGGGAGTGGTGGTCGCACAGATGCCACGCAATTTTACAGCGGAGCTGACCCTGAAGTTTTAA
- the tcmP gene encoding three-Cys-motif partner protein TcmP: protein MPVKNLFQKPFDEGTNTKLDIVRQYFEEWLPVFVAKKQPIWRTIQIFDFFAGQGKDKEGKDGSPLIFIQVIKSLKELILKNKLKIILHLNELNIDNFNILVENTSQQDDLFEIKTYNSDFKSTFDKLYLSMKGSANFLFFDQNGIKEITEPLFRQIVTLKQTDFLLFISSSYFKRFSNTDEFKKYFNFDRSFLENSHYYHIHRKVLEHYKLFIPSEKQYYLAPFSIKKERNIYGLIFGTHHTLGIEKFLNVCWKKDKLRGEANYDIDNEKINTTTPFLFDDLNIPQKIDIFEKGLHKQIFENNMKGIKEIYLYTLSEGFLYKDANKILIELKNKRKITFNDILITKNLHKLKKNEFIEIF, encoded by the coding sequence ATGCCAGTTAAAAACCTATTTCAGAAACCTTTTGATGAGGGAACGAATACAAAGTTAGATATTGTAAGGCAATACTTTGAAGAATGGCTCCCGGTTTTTGTAGCAAAAAAACAGCCTATATGGAGAACAATACAGATTTTTGATTTTTTCGCTGGACAGGGGAAAGATAAAGAAGGAAAGGATGGTAGTCCTTTAATATTTATCCAAGTAATTAAATCCTTAAAGGAACTTATTTTAAAAAATAAATTGAAAATAATCTTACACTTAAATGAATTAAATATTGATAATTTCAACATTTTAGTAGAAAATACTTCACAACAAGATGATTTATTCGAAATAAAAACTTACAACTCCGACTTTAAATCTACTTTTGATAAGCTTTATCTATCAATGAAAGGGTCTGCAAATTTTTTATTTTTTGATCAAAATGGTATAAAAGAGATTACTGAACCCTTATTTAGACAAATAGTCACCTTAAAGCAGACAGATTTTTTACTATTCATTTCATCGTCATATTTTAAAAGGTTTTCTAATACAGATGAATTTAAAAAATATTTCAATTTTGATAGGTCTTTTCTTGAGAATTCCCATTATTATCATATTCACAGAAAAGTATTAGAACATTATAAACTTTTCATTCCAAGCGAAAAACAGTATTATTTAGCACCGTTTTCAATTAAGAAAGAAAGAAATATTTATGGTTTAATTTTTGGAACACATCATACATTAGGAATCGAAAAGTTTCTTAATGTATGTTGGAAAAAAGATAAGTTAAGGGGAGAGGCTAATTATGATATTGATAATGAGAAAATAAATACAACAACCCCCTTTTTATTTGATGATTTAAATATACCTCAAAAGATTGATATTTTTGAAAAAGGATTGCATAAGCAAATATTTGAAAATAACATGAAAGGTATTAAAGAAATATATTTATATACATTGAGTGAGGGCTTTCTTTATAAAGATGCCAATAAAATTTTAATTGAACTAAAAAATAAGAGAAAAATTACGTTCAATGATATTTTAATTACAAAGAACCTACATAAATTAAAAAAGAATGAGTTCATAGAAATATTTTAA
- a CDS encoding outer membrane beta-barrel protein: MNIFKLYAAALSLMIISFTNSLQAQIKWGARAGVNFTALNATNEQESELATEYVTRFSISISADIPVISDFYVQPSLLYSGKGYKADAGSIGFSKGFNANVSYIELPVHILYKPKVGPGSLILGVGPYLAYGTGGKWKTDETVLIGDIMIDNKGDIKFKNDGSAADYGTYIYGKPWDYGTSAVIGYDLFNTYTFQLNAEWGMANLEPKWGSYKPKGERKNKGFGISVGYKF, from the coding sequence ATGAACATCTTCAAACTTTATGCAGCTGCGTTGTCATTAATGATTATCTCTTTTACAAATAGTTTACAGGCGCAGATCAAATGGGGGGCCAGAGCAGGAGTTAATTTTACCGCACTCAATGCCACAAATGAACAGGAAAGTGAACTAGCAACAGAGTACGTCACACGCTTCTCCATCAGCATCAGTGCAGATATTCCTGTCATAAGTGACTTTTATGTACAGCCTTCTCTCTTGTATTCCGGAAAAGGATATAAAGCCGATGCCGGATCTATAGGTTTCAGCAAAGGATTTAATGCAAATGTATCGTACATAGAACTTCCTGTGCATATTCTTTACAAACCAAAGGTTGGACCGGGAAGTCTTATTCTGGGGGTAGGTCCTTATCTTGCCTATGGCACAGGAGGAAAATGGAAAACTGACGAAACCGTATTGATAGGGGACATTATGATCGACAATAAAGGCGATATAAAATTTAAAAATGATGGCTCTGCTGCCGATTATGGCACTTATATCTATGGAAAACCCTGGGATTACGGAACAAGTGCTGTAATTGGATATGATCTTTTCAATACCTATACATTCCAGCTGAACGCAGAATGGGGTATGGCCAATCTGGAACCGAAATGGGGATCATACAAGCCTAAAGGAGAACGAAAAAACAAAGGCTTTGGCATATCCGTCGGATATAAATTTTAG
- a CDS encoding DUF5131 family protein, giving the protein MKATSKIEWTEATWNPSTGCNKVTSGCKHCYAESMAMRLKAMGAPGYDNGFEFTLMPDRLEMPLKIKKPTKFFVNSMSDLFHEEMPFEFLDRVFDIIRLTPYHTYQILTKRELILEKYCKTRSIPENVWLGVTVEFQKAKQRIDILRKIEAKIRFLSIEPLLEDLGILDLSNIHWVIVGGESGSKARPMKPEWALKVLKQCNDQNIAFFFKQWGTWGVDGVKRSKKANGRVLDGKEWNEEPDLEYI; this is encoded by the coding sequence ATGAAAGCTACTTCAAAAATTGAATGGACTGAAGCAACTTGGAACCCTTCAACAGGCTGCAATAAAGTGACTTCTGGATGTAAACATTGTTACGCTGAATCTATGGCGATGCGCTTAAAAGCCATGGGAGCACCAGGTTATGACAATGGTTTTGAGTTTACACTTATGCCAGATCGTTTAGAAATGCCCCTTAAAATAAAAAAGCCTACAAAGTTTTTTGTAAATTCTATGAGTGATTTATTTCATGAAGAAATGCCATTCGAATTTTTAGATAGGGTTTTTGATATAATTCGTTTAACACCGTATCATACATATCAAATTTTAACAAAGAGAGAGCTTATATTGGAAAAATATTGTAAAACCAGATCGATTCCAGAGAATGTTTGGTTAGGCGTTACTGTAGAGTTTCAAAAAGCAAAGCAAAGAATAGATATACTCAGAAAAATTGAAGCGAAAATTAGATTTCTTTCAATAGAACCTTTGTTAGAAGATTTAGGTATTTTAGACTTATCAAATATCCATTGGGTCATTGTTGGTGGGGAAAGTGGATCAAAGGCCAGGCCGATGAAGCCTGAATGGGCATTAAAAGTTTTGAAACAATGCAATGACCAAAATATAGCATTCTTTTTTAAACAATGGGGAACTTGGGGAGTCGATGGGGTTAAGCGAAGCAAAAAAGCGAATGGAAGAGTTCTTGATGGTAAAGAATGGAATGAAGAGCCAGATCTTGAATACATTTAA